From a single Carassius auratus strain Wakin chromosome 38, ASM336829v1, whole genome shotgun sequence genomic region:
- the LOC113056700 gene encoding non-structural maintenance of chromosomes element 4 homolog A-like encodes MSDSRRKSKGNQEESAGTSNGLGGRNRPERPGDMGDEDDIGAGPSGISEEDDDPTRRREIRSKYRDLINQVQQNREDMLNPANNKLTDVLEEANKLFANVRQAREAALDAQLLVLATDLGKEKASQLHAEGSAFDPSAFSEHLLSFMGLNRLEDESGQDGNLEGYLPQGAWQRLAKRSEYCFKTAPSFHYMLGSFLAEPPPPRQRVERQRKVPSKEAKRIMPTQLKKMEESHQEATEKEVERILGCLQSYFADDSEEPISYYEFVIDPNSFSRTVENIFHTSFLIRDGLVRMYMDSDGLPCIAPVEEGEMEPGGAVVRHQCVISINQESWREIIDAFDIKEALIPASEVSSQ; translated from the exons ATGTCTGATTCGAGGAGAAAATCTAAAGGTAATCAAGAAGAGTCGGCAGGAACATCAAATGGATTGGGTGGACGGAACCGGCCAGAGAGACCTGGGGATATGGGTGATGAAGATGATATTGGTGCGGGACCCTCCGGTATTAGTGAGGAAGATGATGATCCAACACGCAGGAGAGAGATCAGGAGCAAGTACAGGGATCTGATCAATCAAGTCCAGC AAAATCGCGAGGACATGCTGAACCCTGCTAACAATAAACTCACTGATGTTTTAGAAGAGGCCAACAAACTATTTGCCAATG TGAGGCAGGCTCGTGAAGCAGCACTGGATGCTCAACTCCTGGTGCTAGCCACTGATCTAGGGAAGGAAAAGGCCAGCCAGCTGCATGCTGAAGGCTCTGCGTTTGACCCGTCTGCATTTTCAGAACATCTg TTGTCCTTCATGGGTCTGAATCGTTTGGAGGATGAAAGTGGTCAGGATGGGAACTTGGAGGGATATTTACCACAAGGAGCCTGGCAAAGGCTTGCAAAGAGATCTGAGTACTGCTTCAAAACAGCCCCCTCATTCCACTACAT GTTGGGCTCATTTTTGGCAGAGCCTCCTCCGCCACGGCAGAGAGTTGAAAGACAAAGGAAAGTCCCCAGCAAAGAGGCTAAACGAATAATGCCCACCCAG CTGAAGAAAATGGAAGAATCTCACCAGGAGGCAACCGAGAAAGAGGTTGAAAGAATTCTGGGATGTCTGCAAAGTTACTTTGCTGATGACT CTGAGGAACCCATTTCATATTACGAGTTCGTCATTGACCCCAACTCCTTCTCCCGGACTGTGGAGAACATCTTCCACACATCTTTTCTCATAAGG GATGGTCTGGTGAGAATGTACATGGATTCAGATGGGCTTCCTTGTATAG CTCCAGTAGAGGAAGGTGAGATGGAGCCCGGTGGAGCTGTCGTCCGACATCAGTGTGTCATCTCCATCAACCAGGAAAGCTGGAGG GAAATCATCGATGCCTTTGATATCAAGGAAGCTTTGATCCCCGCCTCAGAAGTTTCGTCTCAGTAA
- the LOC113056703 gene encoding prominin-1-A-like, with amino-acid sequence MNMRSRMKGVFCCGILPLFLWTFVSGQASCPIEINRTELQTSYEKPTKLTFNSAFMSPIVHSFLGSVQPKAFPKDLLIRMIKDNDYSMERVKEVLLYEIGFLVCVAIGILYIVLMPLIGLIFACCRCCGNCGGRMEQKQSSNIHCKRRSFYLATFLITVLILAGNVCMFLSSTITSETVMRSPTELTEVLENVKNYLDTIPKQIDQIKNESYATVDAVKSNVNETGPLLGKLIQNGLKGPLDPAFNSITEIAHVINSTSNELLKLNKTLELLKPKLDVLKANLSAVRQRIDNTLHMPDCVNCTSQLPELNKLSLEGSLDFPDQDDLRSSVDKAINADVIGQANKGRDFFDSIPAKVNNESRLSVQVALLQLETIKTKISGVTQGLPLDYLKTFSAKLTDVRTLINDNSPYIERSSQISRAVGLVLSCVILLVVICNFLGLLLGVAGLNPKDNPSERSGTSNCGGIFFMAGVGFSFLVSWIFMLVVLILFIVGGNTYTLICKPWQTKELIQLIDTPGLIPGLNLSTVLNLKTNLNIINVYSDCQKNMPLWTTFHLNEIFDLNSKLDVSQYTNEIDQTFNGLQINIANITILSPEVKSQLNNFSSRTSSMNFSNIIHQINDLSGNDLSSVAESLDVLAGKQSNQAKKDELHGEARDLRDIQTDVMSNIMPLLKELNSTVKNLSEEASQITAAMENVFKEVGYAQDVLNYNISKIVQTESRAFVDCQIKIFQTFLYWANQTITEKVGRCGPAAAAVDRSEELVCKHLVESLNAFWLSLGWCMMFLIPSIIFSVKLAKYYRRMKYSDAYENNNFMMNPFPKAHLKPELLGNGKQPHFT; translated from the exons ATGAACATGAGGTCCAGAATGAAAGGAGTTTTTTGTTGTGGCATTTTGCCGCTGTTTCTCTGGACATTTGTAAGCGGACAAGCGTCCTGTCCTATCGAGATCAACAGAACAGAGCTACAAACTTCATATGAAAAACCAACCAAGCTGACCTTCAACAGTGCCTTTATGTCTCCAATTGTACATTCATTTCTGGGATCTGTCCAGCCCAAAGCATTCCCTAAAG ATCTGCTGATTAGAATGATAAAAGATAACGATTACAGCATGGAGAGGGTTAAAGAG GTTTTGCTATATGAGATAGGTTTCCTGGTCTGCGTGGCCATTGGGATCCTCTACATTGTCCTGATGCCTCTAATTGGCCTAATCTTTGCCTGCTGTCGTTGCTGTGGTAACTGCGGGGGCCGCATGGAGCAGAAGCAATCATCGAACATCCACTGCAAGCGAAGAAGCTTTTACTTGGCCACTTTTCTCATCACTGTACTAATTCT GGCAGGGAATGTTTGCATGTTCCTGAGCAGTACAATCACTTCAGAGACTGTTATGCGCAGCCCCACAGAACTCACTGAAGTCTTGGAGAATGTCAAAAACTATCTTGACACTATTCCTAAG CAAATCGATCAAATTAAGAATGAGAGCTATGCGACTGTGGATGCGGTCAAAAGCAATGTCAATG AAACAGGGCCTTTGCTTGGTAAATTAATCCAAAATGGTCTTAAAGGTCCCCTCGACCCAGCGTTCAATTCCATTACTGAAATAGCCCACG TGATAAACAGCACCAGCAATGAACTGCTGAAGCTTAATAAAACCTTGGAGCTGTTGAAACCAAAGCTGGATGTGCTGAAAGCTAATTTATCTGCTGTGAGACAGCGGATTGACAACACTTTGCATATGCCAGACTGTGTAAACTGCACTTCCCAGCTACCAGAACTGAACAAACTATCACTGGAAGGAAGCCTTGAC TTTCCTGATCAAGACGACCTGAGATCTTCTGTAGACAAGGCTATAAATGCTGATGTCATTGGACAGGCAAATAAG GGGAGAGACTTTTTTGACAGCATTCCAGCAAAGGTGAATAATGAGTCCAGACTAAGTGTGCAGG TGGCTCTATTGCAGCTTGAAACAATAAAAACCAAGATCTCAGGTGTGACCCAAGGCCTTCCTCTTGATTATTTGAAGACTTTCTCAGCAAAACTAACGGACGTGCGGACATTGATCAATGATAATTCCCCTTACATAGAGAGATCAAGTCAAATCAG tCGGGCTGTTGGATTGGTCCTGAGCTGTGTGATTTTGCTGGTGGTGATCTGTAACTTTCTGGGTCTGCTGCTGGGTGTAGCTGGACTAAATCCTAAAGACAATCCCTCTGAACGTTCTGGCACATCTAACTGTGGAGGAATATTTTTCATGGC AGGAGTAGGTTTCAGCTTCCTGGTCTCCTGGATCTTCATGTTAGTAGTGTTGATACTTTTCATAGTGGGAGGAAATACCTATACCCTGATCTGTAAACCATGGCAAACCAAGGAACTCATCCAG CTTATTGACACTCCAGGGCTGATTCCAGGTCTGAACCTGTCCACGGTCCTGAATTTGAAAACAAACctgaatattataaatgtgtacaG TGACTGTCAGAAGAATATGCCGTTGTGGACCACATTTCATCTGAATGAGATCTTCGATCTAAATAGTAAATTAGATGTTTCACAG TACACTAATGAGATTGATCAGACCTTTAATGGGTTACAAATCAACATAGCAAACATCACCATCCTCAGTCCAGAGGTAAAGTCCCAGCTAAACAACTTCTCCAGCAGGACCAGCAGTATGAACTTCAGCAACATTATACATCAG attaatgACTTGTCAGGGAATGATCTGAGCTCAGTAGCAGAAAGTCTGGATGTCTTGGCTGGCAAACAG AGTAACCAAGCTAAAAAAGATGAACTGCACGGGGAAGCAAGAGATCTGCGTGACATCCAGACTGACGTCATGTCTAACATTATGCCTTTGCTG AAGGAGCTGAACAGCACTGTTAAGAATCTCAGTGAAGAAGCATCACAAATCACT GCAGCTATGGAAAATGTTTTCAAAGAAGTTGGCTATGCTCAGGACGTCCTGAACTACAACATATCAAAAATAGTGCAAACT GAAAGCAGGGCATTCGTAGACTGTCAGATAAAAATCTTTCAGACATTTCTTTACTGGGCAAATCAAACG ATCACAGAGAAGGTGGGTCGTTGTGGGCCTGCAGCTGCAGCAGTAGACAGATCAGAGGAGCTCGTCTGTAAACACTTGGTAGAATCTTTG AATGCCTTTTGGTTGAGTTTGGGCTGGTGTATGATGTTCCTGATCCCCAGCATCATTTTCTCAGTTAAACTGGCCAAGTACTACCGCAGGATGAAGTATTCAGATGCTTATGa GAACAATAACTTCATGATGAATCCTTTCCCAAAGGCCCACCTCAAACCTGAATTATTGGGAAATGGCAAACAACCACATTTTACATaa